GAGAGAAATCATTACTCGGCCGGCAACATTTACTCAGCATGTGATCACCTCTAGGGCCTTGGTCTGCACTCTATTTTTTACCACTTGTAAGACAGACAGCTGCAGAGTTCTTGAAACAGATACCAATATAATGAATAATTCTGGAGTACTAAGCCATAATACAGCAAAGATAAATATGTATCAATTATTCTTCTATGCTGCAAAAGTATTTTCATCTTAGCCCTGCAAGATGGCATGGATACTCAaatacacacacccacacagGTTCACGATCACATCAGAGATGACTGCAGATGCcgaaccaattttttttcctctacattttATATGCGTATAACAAACACATACAGATTTAATAAGTAAGAATTGTTACACATACAGATTTAATAAGTAAGAATTGTTACACcgggtcagaccaaaggtccatcgGCCAAATGGAAAGCAGCCATCCAGTCTTTGACAGTGGCCACTAATGGATGCCTAGAGAAAAGTACAATAGGTCAAGCATATAATGACACTTCCCCAATGTGCTCTCACATTCAATAGCCATGTATTAATTCTCTCGCTGCTGAACTATGGCTTTCCCATAGAGCACGAAGGGAGCTTTAGTCTTTCCAGGGATATCTACATCTGTAACAGCATTACATCTATAGCTGCCAAACTCTATATTTGTTTGCATTAAACAGCTGCCGAGAGCTGTGCTTCCACTAGACAGAAAGGGTAAAACCCCACCTTTAATATTGTCTGTCCAGGAAGTACCTCAAAAGGCACCACCGCATGCCACCACACCTCAGCACGGGCTTGATCTGAGCTCTTGTGGGTCTCTGAGGAGTCCAACAACTGAGTGGCACGGTTTGACGGCGGGACCTGGGCGGAGAGGAAGGGGTGACTGACCCAGCGCCACCCGGGAGCTCCGACACCCTCCACCGCACCGCAGGGCCAGGAGCGCCCCGGTCGGGCAGAGAGACCCCGCCCCCGCATCCCTACCACAGAGGGAACAGGAGGCCACAGCTGCGTCACCCTGGGCCTGCCCCTCCGGTCCCACAAGGGCCGAGCAGCTGCGAGGAGGCACCGAGCCCCCGCACCCCGCCAGCAAGCCCCGCCGGTGGGCGAAGGCGGGGtacgccggggcgggcggggcgcacCCCAGCAGGGCGCCCGCGAAGGCAACGCCGCGAgagggggcggggcccggggcggggcggggctcccCCGGCTGGGCCTCGACACCCGCCCGTCTCGTGCCGCCGCGCTCGCGCCCcacccccctccgcccgcccgtGGCGCGCGGCCCTGCGTCAATGCAAATGAGCGCCGCGCGAGGCGAGGGGGCGGGGCGCCCCTCCTCCCCGAACGACTGCCCGACGGGATCGCAGGCAGCGGAAGAAACCACCATCccagcctccccccaccctgtCTGCGGACGGAAAAGCCGGTCGCACCCGCTGCCGCAAAACGAAATAAAATCATTTTATGTCAGGTGTTTCCCGCCCGAGGGTAGATACGTCGTCGAAGCCCAGTGAGTGCCTTCCTCACCCAAAAGGCCAGCAGATCTTCAGGGCGTTACTTAAAGGCTGTCATCTCCCCCCCGCTTAAGTGGTAGCGCTCACCCGGCTCGTCGGCGCCGTGAGCGCGGGCGTCGGTCAGCGCGAGCGCCCACCCCCCGAGCAGCGCCAGGGACGGGCGAAGGGGGAGTGATGTGATGATGCATTATTCATGAGGGGGCGGACTCGCCGGCTCGACCAAGGTCGGCCGGGCGGGCAAGGGGGTGGGGGTTGTGACGTATCTATGACGAATGTTCCGGCGTTCTTAAGGGCGTTGCGGCCGGCTCTGAGCTGGTAGTGGGGGCGGGGGAGGTGGCTGGGGGTCGAGCGGAGCCCTGCCGCGGAAACCCGGGCCGTCTGGGGGTACCGGCGGCCTGCCGGCCTCCCTGCCAGTGCCAAGCCTGGAAACGCCCCGCTTTCCCCCTGCGCTACGGTGtagcggctggggggggggggggagtcggACGGAGGAGTtaccggggcgggggcgggctgTCGGGGGGGAACGACCTGTCCGGGGGTATTCGTGATGATCTAGCGGGTTACTGTGGGTGCGACTGTAGGCGGGAAGGGCCGCCCTACCGGGGGTCCCGATCGATTAGAAGAGGGGGGCGGGGAAAAAAGCCCTGACAAAAATAGGGTTATTTATTATCAAGAGGCTCCgatatttttaaaaccagtataGTGGAGATTATGACAAGGAAGAGGGCTTTATTCTAGAAAGTGGCTATTTTTTGGCTTATATAGTGGTTTGCGATAGGCGGGTGtttaaatccccccccccccccccccccgaagattATTAATTATCTTTGTCTCTTCGGACTCCAGGGTGGGGAGTGCACCCCCCCGCCGAGCCGGTGTCAGGGGAGCCCCCCTCCATTGCATGGGGGATCGCAGCCTCGGGCTCCCGCAGACGGCGACCCCCAGCCCACCGCCGGGTGCAGGAGGCGCTGGCTCTGCCGGGTCCTTCCCCtccctggcggcggcggcagccgcctctcgttcctcctcctgccccttctcaCCCGCTGTAACCGGTTCCTCCGGCAGCGGCGGCGTGTCCGGTGGGTCGCCGCCGCCCTCTCTGATCCCCTCGGCGGCCGCTGCTGCGCATCATCAAAACATGCAGGATGAGCTGCTCCTGGGGGTGAcacggcagcagcagccaggcagcgagaggctgggcagcagccccgcaccaggACACCCCCCTCTCGGCCACCCCTCCTCTGACTTTAAACCCAGTCTCAGCCCCCACCAGGATTTAAACAAGCAGCAACCGCAGCAGCAACAGCCGCCGCCTCCTCAGCTGAGCCAGAAGAGGAAAGAGtttaagcagcagcagctcagcagcccagcccagctcggcAGCAGCCACCCCCTGAATAACCACCACCCCCCAGACTATCATCACCAcccccctcagcagcagcagcagcagttcagcCACCCCACTGACAAGTAccagcagcaggagcacaggcaacagcagcagctccagctcctcagCGCTCACCCCCCGGAGCCGCCGCGGACGGGGGACTACCCGCACCACCGGCCCCTCAGCCCCGCCGAGCACAAGGGCGGCGCGGACAGGGGGGGTTCAGAGCGGCTCGCCCCTTCCTGCCCGGGGGGATCGGTGTCCGCGGACCCCAATGTGGGGGTGGCCGCCGCCTCCTGCGTGAATCCGCCTCCGTCTCCTCCTCATCTGCAGGCGAGAGCCAAGCTGCCCCCCATGGAGTCCCCCCCGAACAGCCACTTGCTGGGCAGCCCCGGGAACCTCCTGCCCGGCGGGCTAGGCTCTGGcttcagcagcctgcagagcccGGAGATCCCCAGCCCCCATCACCAGAGCGGGGGCGGCTCCTCCTCGGCggcttcccctcctcctccgccgctGCCCGGCTTCGGCACCCCCTGGTCGGTGCAGACCTCGTCGCCGCCTCCGCAGCAGACGCAGCAGCCTCCGGTCtccagcggcggcggcgggcagatCAGCGCGATGCCGCCCCCGAGCCCGGAATCCGAGACCAGCTTCTACCCGGGGATCCCGTCATCGATCAACCCCGCTTTCTTCCAGAGCTTCTCGCCGGTGTCTCCTCACAACCCCTGCGCCGGGCCCTTCAGCAGCCCCTTctcggccgccgcccccccgccgccgccgcagatGAATttacctcagcagcagcagcagcaacagcagaaccGGAGATCCCCTGTgagcccccagctccagcaccaacaccaggcggcggccgccgccgccgccttcctgCAGCAGAGAAACTCCTACAACCACCACCAGGtaccgggcggcggcgggagggccgggcagccgcggcggggcggcaggGAGCCCGGGCGAGCCGGCTCCGGAAGGGAGCCCGGGGCGGAAAGGGGGAGACCGGGGCGAGGGGGACGGGAGGAGGACGCAGGGACGTGAGGGGGGGCTCCGCTCCCCTCGTTTCGCCAGTCGCGGGGAGCCGGGAGGTTTCTCTCTCCCCGCTGCCGGCGCCGGGCGAGGCTGCGCGGCGGTGACAGCCCGGCGAGACCGCGGAGGCagggcggggcccggcccggccgctgccgcTCCGCCGCGCTCGGCGGGCTGAGGGCCGCCGGTGGCTGGCGCGAGGGCACCTGCGCCCCCCGCCCGGTGCGGGGCCAGACTGGAAGGAGGCCGTAGGGGTCGGGTCGGGAGGCTGTTGGCAGCGGCCCGCCCCGTGCCCGGCCGCTGCTCCCCGCCCGTTCCGGGTGGCAGGTGGCGGTGCGGCCGCTTCGGCCGCGCACCCTGGGCTGTGACCGGCCCTCCTCGGTGCGCCGTCGGCTACCCAGGAACGTCGTTTCTTTTCGGGGTGAGAGGAGGGAGTTTCCTCTTATCGAAGAGGGTAAACGCTCCTTTTCGTGTCAAGAAGGAGTTTCACGTGAAAACATCCCCCTTGCCTACCCGCACTCGCCCGTACCGAGCGCGGTGTCCCCGGAACAATGAGCCTGACAGCTCCGGCCGGCGCCGCCGGTGCCTCCTCCCCGGgaagccccttccccagcctcaAACCTGCCCTCGCACCCCCTGGGCGTGCTCGGTTGGATGGGTAGAAGTCACCGAAAGTAGATTCAGATGGGAAAGCTGTCAACGTTGTCGCCTTTCCAGGGGTTTTGCCCGAAATTACTTGAATTTGTATCCAAAGACAACGCTGTGTTTCAGGTTACCATAGTTCTGCTACCGGTTTTAATCAAGCGGCATAACGATCCCATGTTGAAATGGAAGTTTACCTTTCTTCCTGGAACAAAATATTCATTGTAAGACATCAGAGAAAAGCAGATCCACGTTAATATTACCTGCTAGTGTATTATAGCTACATCTTGCTCTGATCATCTACTCGGTTATGAAAGGCTGAAGTTAAATAGGCctcatcttaatttttatttcattctagtATTAAATCCTGTCAGTTTT
This region of Aptenodytes patagonicus chromosome 4, bAptPat1.pri.cur, whole genome shotgun sequence genomic DNA includes:
- the CPEB2 gene encoding cytoplasmic polyadenylation element-binding protein 2 isoform X2 — encoded protein: MGDRSLGLPQTATPSPPPGAGGAGSAGSFPSLAAAAAASRSSSCPFSPAVTGSSGSGGVSGGSPPPSLIPSAAAAAHHQNMQDELLLGVTRQQQPGSERLGSSPAPGHPPLGHPSSDFKPSLSPHQDLNKQQPQQQQPPPPQLSQKRKEFKQQQLSSPAQLGSSHPLNNHHPPDYHHHPPQQQQQQFSHPTDKYQQQEHRQQQQLQLLSAHPPEPPRTGDYPHHRPLSPAEHKGGADRGGSERLAPSCPGGSVSADPNVGVAAASCVNPPPSPPHLQARAKLPPMESPPNSHLLGSPGNLLPGGLGSGFSSLQSPEIPSPHHQSGGGSSSAASPPPPPLPGFGTPWSVQTSSPPPQQTQQPPVSSGGGGQISAMPPPSPESETSFYPGIPSSINPAFFQSFSPVSPHNPCAGPFSSPFSAAAPPPPPQMNLPQQQQQQQQNRRSPVSPQLQHQHQAAAAAAAFLQQRNSYNHHQPLLKQSPWSNQSSGWSTGNISWGGMHGRDHRRTGNMGIPGTMNQISPLKKPFSGNVIAPPKFTRSTPSLTPKSWIEDNVFRTDNNSNTLLPLQDRNRMYDSLNMHSLENSLIDIMRAEHDPLKGRLSYPHPGTDNLLMLNGRSSLFPIDDGLLDDGHSDQVGVLNSPTCYSAHQNGERIERFSRKVFVGGLPPDIDEDEITASFRRFGPLVVDWPHKAESKSYFPPKGYAFLLFQEESSVQALIDACIEEDGKLYLCVSSPTIKDKPVQIRPWNLSDSDFVMDGSQPLDPRKTIFVGGVPRPLRAVELAMIMDRLYGGVCYAGIDTDPELKYPKGAGRVAFSNQQSYIAAISARFVQLQHGDIDKRVEVKPYVLDDQMCDECQGARCGGKFAPFFCANVTCLQYYCEFCWANIHSRAGREFHKPLVKEGADRPRQIHFRWN
- the CPEB2 gene encoding cytoplasmic polyadenylation element-binding protein 2 isoform X1, with translation MGDRSLGLPQTATPSPPPGAGGAGSAGSFPSLAAAAAASRSSSCPFSPAVTGSSGSGGVSGGSPPPSLIPSAAAAAHHQNMQDELLLGVTRQQQPGSERLGSSPAPGHPPLGHPSSDFKPSLSPHQDLNKQQPQQQQPPPPQLSQKRKEFKQQQLSSPAQLGSSHPLNNHHPPDYHHHPPQQQQQQFSHPTDKYQQQEHRQQQQLQLLSAHPPEPPRTGDYPHHRPLSPAEHKGGADRGGSERLAPSCPGGSVSADPNVGVAAASCVNPPPSPPHLQARAKLPPMESPPNSHLLGSPGNLLPGGLGSGFSSLQSPEIPSPHHQSGGGSSSAASPPPPPLPGFGTPWSVQTSSPPPQQTQQPPVSSGGGGQISAMPPPSPESETSFYPGIPSSINPAFFQSFSPVSPHNPCAGPFSSPFSAAAPPPPPQMNLPQQQQQQQQNRRSPVSPQLQHQHQAAAAAAAFLQQRNSYNHHQPLLKQSPWSNQSSGWSTGNISWGGMHGRDHRRTGNMGIPGTMNQISPLKKPFSGNVIAPPKFTRSTPSLTPKSWIEDNVFRTDNNSNTLLPLQDRNRMYDSLNMHSLENSLIDIMRAEHDPLKGRLSYPHPGTDNLLMLNARSYGRRRGRSSLFPIDDGLLDDGHSDQVGVLNSPTCYSAHQNGERIERFSRKVFVGGLPPDIDEDEITASFRRFGPLVVDWPHKAESKSYFPPKGYAFLLFQEESSVQALIDACIEEDGKLYLCVSSPTIKDKPVQIRPWNLSDSDFVMDGSQPLDPRKTIFVGGVPRPLRAVELAMIMDRLYGGVCYAGIDTDPELKYPKGAGRVAFSNQQSYIAAISARFVQLQHGDIDKRVEVKPYVLDDQMCDECQGARCGGKFAPFFCANVTCLQYYCEFCWANIHSRAGREFHKPLVKEGADRPRQIHFRWN